In the Butyricicoccus intestinisimiae genome, GTACAGCGGGCCATGTGTGCGGATGGCGGAATTGGCGATTTGAATGGCGAGCGGCGTGACGGTGTGCGCTGCTGGAGAACCGCTCAAAATACAGCCGTCAATCTTTTGCCCGTAGCGGGTCAGATACAGCCGTGCAACCATCGAGCCCATCGAATGCCCGAGCAGGAAATACGGCAGCTCCGGCCACCGTTTTTTCATCTTATCCGTCAGCTTTGCCACATCATCAATCAAGACGCTCCAGCCGTGGTGATGGCCAAAAAAGCCCAGCGTACCGGACGGCGGAACCGAAGATCCATGACCCAAATGGTCATTGCCGCAAACAATATATCCGAGAGAGCAGAGATATTTTGCAAATGCCGTATAGCGCGTGAAGTATTCGCACATGCCGTGGCTGATTTGCACAATGCCGCGCAGCTCCGCACCGACAGGGAACAACACATAGTATGATATTTTGGCATCTCCGCCGGCAGCACTCGGATAAATATTCTGGGTAAATCGAATATCCATACCGTCTGCCTCCCTTCCTGCATGTATAGTTTTATCATAGCATATTCTCGACGAAAGAAGCGCCAGAAAAACAAAAATTTACAAATGATTTAAAAAGTGCAGGGCGCTGGAAAAATCTGCTTTGGCTCTTGCAACCTACGTGCCCTATGAGTATAATAAGAGAAACAAGGATTTTTTCATGTATTGTGCGGAAGGAGCGAGACAAGT is a window encoding:
- a CDS encoding alpha/beta fold hydrolase, with the translated sequence MDIRFTQNIYPSAAGGDAKISYYVLFPVGAELRGIVQISHGMCEYFTRYTAFAKYLCSLGYIVCGNDHLGHGSSVPPSGTLGFFGHHHGWSVLIDDVAKLTDKMKKRWPELPYFLLGHSMGSMVARLYLTRYGQKIDGCILSGSPAAHTVTPLAIQIANSAIRTHGPLYRSCMINNLVFGRYNARIPNCQSPFDWLTRDRAVVSLYQSDAKCNFIFTAAGFRDLFYLEQNCNRMQSIKKTPVNMPLLFVSGDADPAGNYGLGVRKIAAAYRAAGCQDLDVIFYKGSRHELLNELNKEQVYGDISRWLEKQLRRLPKG